A single genomic interval of Alphaproteobacteria bacterium harbors:
- a CDS encoding DNA polymerase III subunit delta': MASLFGDDEEVEKFDEAEAEVDAAAPPEPVELSPKSNPDLLGHEAVEAALLADFNAGRMPHALILSGPAGIGKATLAYRLARFLFKQGGEQEAGLFGEPEKPSTLHVAAEDPVFRRVVSGGHADLVVVERELDEKKGKLKQDIAVDAVRDIKHKLHSKAAEGGWRVAIVDSAEYLNATGQNALLKVLEEPPSKTLLVLTTSQPGAFLPTIRSRCRMVNMDPLSPATLAKLLEKFIPTIGDGEKDAISRYAEGSIGQALQFYADGGMALYGELLKTVSTIPALDIVALHNNAEKLSREEQKYETCRAILTGWCQRLAQVEARGQRVTDIMPGDGMILQRLLDQFPPRHFLLTWEKMSQMFRQAEWSNLDKRQALIGAFLMMQNPSYPALAV; encoded by the coding sequence TTGGCTAGCCTGTTCGGCGACGATGAAGAAGTCGAAAAGTTCGACGAAGCCGAGGCTGAAGTAGATGCAGCCGCGCCGCCCGAACCTGTCGAGCTGTCACCTAAATCCAACCCCGATCTTCTGGGGCATGAAGCGGTCGAGGCCGCGCTGCTGGCCGATTTTAACGCGGGCCGTATGCCCCACGCGCTGATCCTGTCCGGCCCTGCCGGCATCGGCAAGGCGACGCTGGCCTATCGCCTTGCGCGTTTCCTGTTCAAGCAGGGCGGCGAGCAGGAAGCGGGTTTGTTCGGCGAACCGGAAAAACCTTCGACCCTGCATGTTGCTGCCGAGGACCCGGTGTTCCGCCGCGTCGTTTCCGGCGGCCATGCCGACCTTGTGGTGGTGGAGCGCGAACTCGACGAGAAAAAGGGCAAGCTGAAGCAGGACATCGCCGTCGATGCCGTGCGCGACATCAAGCATAAACTGCATAGCAAGGCAGCCGAAGGCGGCTGGCGCGTGGCGATTGTCGATAGCGCCGAATACCTGAATGCGACCGGGCAGAACGCGCTGCTGAAGGTTTTGGAAGAACCGCCGTCGAAAACGCTGCTGGTCCTGACCACTTCGCAGCCCGGTGCGTTTCTGCCGACCATCCGTTCCCGCTGCCGCATGGTGAACATGGATCCGTTGTCGCCTGCGACGCTGGCGAAGCTGCTTGAAAAATTTATCCCGACTATCGGCGACGGCGAAAAAGATGCCATCAGCCGTTATGCGGAAGGTTCAATCGGTCAGGCGTTGCAATTTTATGCCGATGGCGGCATGGCGCTGTATGGCGAATTGCTGAAAACCGTTTCCACCATTCCCGCTCTTGATATCGTCGCGCTGCATAACAACGCCGAAAAACTGTCGCGCGAGGAGCAGAAATACGAAACCTGCCGCGCGATCCTGACCGGCTGGTGCCAGCGACTTGCGCAGGTGGAGGCACGCGGGCAGCGCGTGACCGACATTATGCCGGGCGACGGCATGATCCTGCAAAGACTTCTCGACCAGTTCCCGCCGCGCCATTTCCTGCTGACATGGGAAAAAATGTCGCAGATGTTCCGGCAGGCGGAGTGGTCGAACCTAGATAAACGTCAGGCGCTGATCGGCGCGTTCCTGATGATGCAAAACCCCAGCTACCCGGCATTGGCCGTATAG
- the tmk gene encoding dTMP kinase yields MTKGVFITLEGGEGTGKSTQVKMLGAALTAAGLNAVMTREPGGTDQAERIRNLLIQRDAGNFDPLTEAMLMMSARREHLVNKIWPSMEQGKWVVSDRFVDSTRAFQGYGMGLDQGLIDRIYAMIAGDFQPDLTFMFDIDAEKGLSRSLKQLAVTADKNESTEDRYERMGVPFHNRLRQGFLEIAKRFPDRCVIIDAAQDIATIHGQILKNIETRFGVSLREVKLG; encoded by the coding sequence ATGACCAAGGGCGTTTTCATCACGCTGGAAGGCGGCGAAGGCACGGGCAAAAGCACGCAAGTGAAGATGCTGGGCGCTGCGCTTACCGCTGCGGGATTGAATGCCGTGATGACGCGCGAACCGGGCGGCACGGACCAAGCGGAGCGTATCCGCAACCTGCTGATCCAGCGTGATGCGGGCAATTTCGATCCGCTAACCGAAGCGATGCTGATGATGTCAGCGCGCCGCGAACATCTGGTCAATAAAATCTGGCCGTCGATGGAGCAGGGGAAGTGGGTCGTTTCCGACCGCTTCGTTGATTCAACCCGTGCATTCCAAGGTTATGGCATGGGGCTCGACCAAGGGCTTATCGACCGTATCTATGCGATGATCGCGGGCGATTTCCAGCCCGACCTGACCTTTATGTTCGACATCGACGCCGAAAAGGGGCTCAGCCGTTCGTTGAAACAGCTGGCAGTCACTGCCGACAAAAACGAAAGCACCGAAGACCGCTACGAGCGCATGGGCGTGCCATTCCACAACCGGCTGCGCCAAGGCTTTCTGGAGATCGCCAAGCGGTTCCCCGACCGCTGCGTCATTATCGACGCGGCGCAGGATATCGCCACGATACATGGCCAGATTTTGAAAAACATCGAAACCCGCTTCGGCGTTAGCTTGCGCGAGGTGAAGCTTGGCTAG
- a CDS encoding methionine--tRNA ligase → MSKPHFYITTAISYVNGPPHLGHAYEAIGADVMARFKRLDGFDVYFLTGTDEHGQKVQKTAIAKGKQPQEFTDEIASLFVQMCKDLNISQDQFIRTTADFHKESCQAIWGKMQEAGDIYLNKYAGWYSERDEAFYGEDELETRPDGKKVNKTTGTEVHWVEEESYFFKLSDYTQKLLDYYEAHPEFIQPSFRRNEVVSFVKQGLKDLSISRTSFDWGVKVPNAKDHIMYVWVDALTNYISAIGYPDDKDGQFKKYWPADVHLIGKDIVRFHTVYWPAFLMSAGLPIPKRVFGHGFLMTKGEKMSKSLGNVISPASLIERFGVEQARYALMREVNFGQDGDISYELLGNRINAELANNMGNLAQRTLSQIAKNCGGVVPKPGILEDVDHQLLDKAGQAMLIAVRGEFEKMQFSKALEEVVQVANAANLYIDAQAPWTLKKTNIERMQTVLYVLAEVIRNLGIILQPFTPEAANKILDQVAAPANARDFTFIGSTHALQPGTALPAPQGVFPRYEPPVEEKTA, encoded by the coding sequence ATGAGCAAACCGCATTTCTACATCACCACCGCCATTTCGTATGTCAATGGCCCGCCCCATCTGGGTCATGCCTACGAAGCGATCGGCGCGGATGTGATGGCGCGCTTCAAACGCCTTGACGGCTTCGATGTTTATTTCCTGACCGGCACGGACGAACACGGCCAGAAGGTGCAAAAGACGGCGATTGCCAAGGGCAAGCAGCCGCAGGAATTCACCGACGAAATCGCGTCGCTGTTCGTACAGATGTGCAAAGATTTGAACATCTCGCAGGATCAGTTCATTCGTACCACCGCCGACTTCCACAAGGAAAGCTGCCAGGCGATCTGGGGCAAGATGCAGGAAGCGGGCGATATCTACCTGAACAAATATGCCGGCTGGTATTCGGAACGCGACGAAGCTTTCTATGGCGAAGACGAGCTGGAAACCCGCCCCGACGGCAAAAAGGTCAACAAGACGACCGGTACCGAGGTGCACTGGGTGGAAGAAGAAAGCTATTTCTTCAAGCTGTCCGACTATACCCAGAAACTGCTCGATTACTACGAAGCGCATCCTGAATTCATCCAGCCGTCTTTCCGCCGCAACGAAGTCGTCAGCTTCGTCAAACAAGGCCTCAAAGACCTTTCAATCTCCCGCACAAGTTTCGATTGGGGCGTGAAGGTGCCGAATGCAAAAGACCATATCATGTATGTCTGGGTCGATGCGTTGACCAACTATATCAGCGCGATCGGCTACCCTGACGACAAAGACGGCCAGTTCAAGAAATACTGGCCCGCCGATGTGCATCTGATCGGCAAGGATATCGTGCGTTTCCACACCGTCTATTGGCCTGCTTTCCTGATGTCGGCAGGACTGCCCATTCCGAAACGCGTTTTCGGCCATGGCTTCCTGATGACCAAAGGCGAGAAAATGTCGAAATCGCTCGGCAACGTCATTTCTCCGGCCAGCCTGATCGAACGCTTCGGCGTTGAACAGGCGCGCTATGCGCTGATGCGCGAAGTGAATTTCGGGCAGGACGGCGATATTTCGTATGAACTGCTCGGCAACCGCATCAATGCGGAGCTGGCGAACAACATGGGCAACCTTGCGCAGCGCACGCTCAGCCAGATCGCCAAAAACTGCGGCGGCGTGGTGCCGAAACCCGGCATTCTCGAAGACGTCGATCACCAGCTGCTCGACAAGGCAGGGCAGGCGATGCTGATCGCCGTGCGCGGCGAGTTCGAGAAAATGCAGTTTTCCAAGGCGCTTGAGGAAGTCGTGCAGGTCGCGAATGCCGCGAACCTGTATATCGACGCGCAGGCCCCCTGGACGCTGAAGAAAACGAATATCGAGCGTATGCAGACGGTACTGTATGTGCTGGCAGAAGTAATCCGCAACCTTGGTATCATCCTGCAGCCCTTCACGCCGGAGGCTGCGAACAAGATACTCGATCAGGTGGCGGCGCCCGCGAATGCGCGTGACTTCACCTTTATCGGTTCGACCCATGCGCTGCAGCCTGGCACGGCGCTGCCCGCGCCGCAGGGCGTGTTCCCGCGCTATGAACCGCCGGTCGAGGAGAAAACGGCGTAA
- a CDS encoding D-alanyl-D-alanine carboxypeptidase, producing the protein MKKIPAICLLFSIFLAVSAHAQPLLDVTATVTEPAAAAPAAPPQPIETIAKEAIIVDANTGVVLLDKRAGDRMPTSSMSKLMTMYMVFEALKNGQMKLSDELLVSERAWKNSMDEGSRMYIQVGTKVKVEDLVRGVIVQSGNDASVALAEGVAGTEEAFVDAMNVRAKEIGLKDSHFMNATGLPDPDHYSTPRDLAILAYRIINDFPAYYPYFAEKEFTYNKIKQQNRDPLLGRVSGADGLKTGHTEIAGYGLVGSAKRDGRRVILVLNGLASKKDREEEGIKLMEWAFRNFESKKIVSKGQHIEDAQVWLGQERTVPLIAADDVNVVMPRAKRAELKLSVKFKQPMIAPVRAGEEAGTLRIEVPDQKPVDIKLVAGADSPRKGVFGRVKDRLNYLLTGSF; encoded by the coding sequence ATGAAAAAAATTCCGGCGATTTGCCTGCTGTTCTCAATCTTCCTTGCAGTCAGCGCGCATGCGCAGCCTCTGCTGGATGTCACGGCCACCGTGACCGAGCCTGCTGCCGCAGCTCCTGCCGCGCCGCCGCAGCCGATCGAGACCATTGCAAAGGAAGCGATTATCGTTGATGCGAATACGGGCGTCGTGCTGCTCGACAAGCGTGCGGGAGACCGTATGCCCACATCCTCCATGAGCAAGCTCATGACCATGTACATGGTGTTCGAGGCGCTGAAGAACGGCCAGATGAAGCTGTCCGATGAATTGCTTGTTTCAGAACGTGCATGGAAAAACAGCATGGACGAAGGTTCGCGCATGTATATTCAGGTCGGCACAAAGGTCAAGGTCGAAGACCTGGTGCGCGGCGTGATCGTGCAGTCCGGCAATGATGCGTCTGTCGCCCTGGCCGAAGGCGTTGCGGGCACGGAAGAGGCGTTCGTCGACGCGATGAACGTGCGCGCCAAGGAGATTGGCCTGAAGGACAGCCATTTCATGAACGCGACCGGTCTGCCGGATCCTGACCATTATTCCACGCCGCGCGACCTTGCGATTTTGGCCTATCGGATCATCAACGATTTTCCTGCGTACTACCCGTATTTCGCGGAAAAAGAATTCACCTATAACAAAATCAAGCAGCAAAACCGCGACCCGCTGCTGGGCCGCGTGTCGGGCGCAGACGGCCTGAAAACCGGCCATACCGAAATCGCAGGCTATGGGCTTGTGGGCTCCGCCAAGCGCGACGGCCGCCGCGTGATCCTTGTCCTGAACGGCCTTGCCAGCAAAAAAGACCGCGAAGAAGAAGGCATCAAGCTGATGGAATGGGCGTTCCGCAACTTTGAATCGAAGAAAATCGTTTCAAAAGGGCAGCACATCGAAGACGCGCAGGTCTGGTTGGGACAGGAACGCACCGTGCCCCTGATTGCAGCCGATGATGTCAATGTCGTGATGCCGCGCGCAAAACGCGCCGAGCTAAAACTGAGCGTGAAGTTCAAACAGCCCATGATCGCGCCTGTCAGGGCGGGTGAAGAAGCAGGAACGCTGCGTATCGAAGTCCCCGATCAGAAACCTGTGGATATCAAGCTGGTGGCAGGCGCAGACAGCCCGCGCAAGGGCGTGTTCGGCCGCGTCAAAGACCGCCTGAATTACCTGCTGACGGGTTCTTTCTGA